In the genome of Quercus robur chromosome 3, dhQueRobu3.1, whole genome shotgun sequence, one region contains:
- the LOC126717596 gene encoding probable leucine-rich repeat receptor-like protein kinase At1g35710 isoform X3, translating to MTSLSKKQLFNQFLSSLLIFLLVAIIPDLVCSSTASVTSPFTYTNSKVKITEERKEAKALLNWKISLHIKSQSLLSSWTGTTPCNWVGINCDKSGSVTHLHLSGYGLRGTLHNLSFQSFPNLLNLDLSYNSLFGTIPSNISQLSKLSVLNLTANQFIKRIPFEIGQLKSLHIIDLSMNHMTGLIPQELGELSSLNELDLSSNLLTGVIPTSLKNLCNLTILYLFENQLSGSIPQELGMLNSLSELALSSNNLTGVIPASFENLRNLTSLYLYDNQLSGSIPAFLGNLSNLTVLDIGNNKLSGSIPQELGMLSSLSKLALSSNNLTGVIPASFENLSNLTTLYLYENQLSGSIPQELGMLSSLSDLALSSNNLTGVIPASFGNLSDLTTLYLYKNQLSGSIPQELGMLSSLSDLALSSNNLMGVIPASLGNLSNLTTLYLSENQLSGSIPASLGNLSNLTTLYLYENQLSGSIPQELGMLSYLSDLELLANNLTGAIPMSFGNLSKLSVLYLHMNQLSGSIPREFGMNNLTQLKKFDLFENQFTGHLPDNVCLGGLLEHFAVGENHFIGSIPKSLRNCTSLVRARLNRNQLTGNLGESFGVYPHLEYMELSNNKFYGELSRNWGKCQKLTSLKASNNDISGRISPELGDATQLHVLDLSSNQLNGEIPKELGNLTLLIDLYLDNNKLSGHIPNNLGMLSNLEQLNLARNSLNGLIPKLENCKKLWVLNLSNNHLSKFIPLQISNFHFLQDLDLSQNLIAGEIPQQLGDLKTLEILNLSHNALFGSIPSSFVQMISLISVDLSYNQLSGPIPNTKAFREASIEAFRNNKGLCGNATGLKACPSKISHNPHAKRGNKFTKLILAVLGLVFLIFIIFGIMLYVCSRKKKTKNNLGEAEHQNMFLVWSYDGKMVYENIIEATKDFDDKHCIGVGGHGVVYKAVLPTGQVVAIKKFHPLSADSVVNLKAFTSEICSLTEIRHRNIVKLYGFCSHRRHLLLVYEFLEGGSLEKILNNDELAPEFDWAKRLNVVKGVASALSYMHHDCSHPIIHRDISSKNVLLDSKYEAHLSDFGTARIMSSDTSYWTSFAGTIGYTAPVVGLDRESLLSCEAVTLSHPYHQQLHYSSTTARTPSSTC from the exons ATGACgtccctttcaaaaaaacaGCTCTTCAACCAATTCCTTTCATCTCTACTCATCTTCCTCCTTGTGGCCATCATCCCTGATTTGGTTTGTTCATCCACTGCTTCCGTAACTTCTCCTTTTACTTACACTAACAGTAAGGTTAAGATAACAGAGGAAAGAAAGGAAGCAAAGGCTCTTCTAAACTGGAAAATTAGCCTTCACATCAAAAGCCAGTCTCTCTTGTCCTCTTGGACTGGAACCACTCCTTGCAATTGGGTTGGAATAAATTGCGACAAGTCTGGAAGTGTCACCCATCTACACCTTTCAGGTTACGGTTTGAGAGGTACGCTTCACAATCTCAGCTTTCAATCCTTCCCCAATCTACTAAATCTTGACCTTTCTTACAACTCACTATTTGGAACCATCCCCTCAAATATTTCTCAGCTCTCTAAACTCTCTGTTCTTAACCTTACTGCTAATCAATTCATCAAGAGGATTCCATTTGAAATAGGCCAATTGAAAAGCCTTCACATCATTGACCTTTCTATGAACCATATGACTGGCCTTATTCCTCAAGAATTAGGAGAGTTAAGTTCTTTGAATGAGCTTGATTTATCATCAAACCTTCTCACTGGTGTCATCCCGACTTCTCTTAAAAACTTATGCAATCTAACCATTCTATATCTTTTTGAGAACCAACTTTCTGGTTCCATCCCTCAAGAATTAGGAATGCTAAATTCTTTGAGTGAACTTGCATTATCATCAAACAATCTCACGGGTGTCATCCCTGCTTCTTTTGAGAACTTAAGAAATCTAACCTCTCTATATCTTTATGATAACCAACTTTCTGGTTCCATCCCTGCTTTTCTTGGAAACTTAAGCAATCTTACCGTTCTAGATATCGGTAACAACAAGCTTTCGGGTTCCATCCCTCAAGAATTGGGAATGCTAAGTTCTCTAAGTAAACTTGCGTTATCATCAAACAATCTCACGGGTGTCATCCCTgcttcttttgaaaatttaagcaACCTAACCACTCTATATCTTTATGAAAACCAACTTTCTGGTTCCATTCCTCAAGAATTAGGAATGCTAAGTTCTTTGAGTGACCTTGCGTTATCATCAAACAATCTCACGGGTGTCATCCCTGCTTCTTTTGGAAACTTAAGCGACCTAACCACTCTATATCTTTATAAAAACCAACTTTCGGGCTCCATCCCTCAGGAATTGGGAATGCTAAGTTCTTTGAGTGACCTTGCGTTATCATCAAACAATCTCATGGGTGTCATCCCTGCTTCTCTTGGAAACTTAAGCAATCTAACCACTCTATATCTTTCTGAGAACCAACTTTCAGGTTCCATCCCTGCTTCTCTTGGAAACTTAAGCAATCTAACCACTCTATATCTTTATGAGAACCAACTTTCTGGTTCTATCCCTCAAGAATTAGGAATGCTAAGTTATTTGAGTGACCTTGAGTTATTAGCAAACAATCTCACAGGTGCAATCCCAATGTCATTTGGAAACTTAAGCAAACTGAGTGTTCTATATCTTCATATGAACCAACTTTCAGGTTCCATCCCTCGAGAATTTGGAATG AACAATCTTACTCAATTGAAGAAGTTCGATTTATTTGAAAACCAATTCACTGGTCACTTACCAGACAATGTGTGCCTTGGTGGATTGCTTGAGCACTTCGCTGTAGGAGAGAATCATTTTATTGGTTCAATACCAAAATCCTTGAGAAACTGCACCAGCCTAGTTAGAGCCCGACTTAATAGAAATCAGCTTACTGGAAATCTAGGCGAAAGTTTTGGTGTATACCCACATTTAGAATACATGGAGTTGagtaataacaaattttatggtGAGCTTTCAAGGAATTGGGGGAAATGTCAAAAATTGACAAGCCTAAAAGCCTCTAACAATGATATTTCAGGTAGAATATCTCCTGAGCTTGGAGATGCAACTCAATTACATGTGCTCGATCTCTCATCAAATCAGCTAAATGGGGAAATCCCAAAGGAATTAGGTAACTTGACACTTTTGATAGACCTTTATCTAGATAATAATAAACTTTCTGGACATATTCCTAACAATTTGGGAATGCTATCAAATCTGGAGCAGCTAAATCTTGCTAGAAATAGTCTAAATGGCCTAATTCCCAAACTAGagaattgtaaaaaattgtgGGTCTTGAATTTGAGCAACAATCACTTAAGCAAATTTATTCCGCTTCAAATTAGCAATTTTCACTTTCTCCAAGATCTTGATCTTAGCCAAAATTTAATAGCGGGAGAGATACCACAACAACTTGGAGATTTGAAAACATTAGAAATTTTGAATCTTTCTCACAATGCACTCTTTGGCTCTATTCCATCTAGTTTTGTTCAAATGATAAGCTTAATATCCGTTGATTTGTCCTACAATCAACTGAGCGGTCCTATTCCGAATACTAAAGCATTTCGTGAGGCATCAATAGAAGCATTTAGAAATAATAAGGGATTGTGTGGCAATGCCACTGGTTTGAAGGCTTGCCCCTCTAAAATTAGCCACAATCCCCATGCCAAAAGGGGGAATAAATTTACTAAACTGATCTTAGCCGTTTTGGGGCTTGTCTTCCtcatatttatcatttttggaATTATGTTATATGTTTgctcaagaaagaaaaagacaaaaaacaatCTAGGAGAAGCAGAAcatcaaaatatgtttttagtaTGGAGCTATGATGGGAAAATggtttatgaaaatattattgagGCAACAAAGGATTTTGATGACAAACATTGTATTGGTGTTGGGGGGCATGGAGTTGTTTATAAAGCTGTGTTGCCAACGGGTCAAGTTGTTGCTATAAAGAAATTCCATCCACTCTCAGCAGACAGTGTGGTCAATCTTAAAGCTTTCACTAGTGAGATATGTAGTCTAACTGAAATAAGACATCGCAACATCGTCAAACTTTATGGCTTTTGCTCACATCGACGGCATTTGCTTTTAGTTTATGAGTTCTTGGAAGGTGGGAGCTTGGAAAAGATACTAAATAATGATGAATTAGCACCAGAATTTGATTGGGCTAAGAGGCTAAATGTTGTAAAAGGTGTGGCAAGTGCTTTGTCTTATATGCATCATGACTGCTCTCATCCAATAATTCACCGTGACATATCAAGCAAGAATGTTCTACTAGATTCTAAATATGAAGCTCATCTCTCTGACTTTGGCACAGCTAGGATTATGAGCTCTGACACTTCTTATTGGACTTCTTTTGCTGGCACCATTGGATACACTGCTCCAG TCGTCGGCTTAGATCGTGAATCTCTACTCTCCTGTGAGGCCGTGACACTCAGCCACCCATATCATCAGCAGCTTCATTATTCATCTACTACTGCAAGAACGCCATCTTCAACGTGTTAA
- the LOC126717596 gene encoding probable leucine-rich repeat receptor-like protein kinase At1g35710 isoform X2, giving the protein MTSLSKKQLFNQFLSSLLIFLLVAIIPDLVCSSTASVTSPFTYTNSKVKITEERKEAKALLNWKISLHIKSQSLLSSWTGTTPCNWVGINCDKSGSVTHLHLSGYGLRGTLHNLSFQSFPNLLNLDLSYNSLFGTIPSNISQLSKLSVLNLTANQFIKRIPFEIGQLKSLHIIDLSMNHMTGLIPQELGELSSLNELDLSSNLLTGVIPTSLKNLCNLTILYLFENQLSGSIPQELGMLNSLSELALSSNNLTGVIPASFENLRNLTSLYLYDNQLSGSIPAFLGNLSNLTVLDIGNNKLSGSIPQELGMLSSLSKLALSSNNLTGVIPASFENLSNLTTLYLYENQLSGSIPQELGMLSSLSDLALSSNNLTGVIPASFGNLSDLTTLYLYKNQLSGSIPQELGMLSSLSDLALSSNNLMGVIPASLGNLSNLTTLYLSENQLSGSIPASLGNLSNLTTLYLYENQLSGSIPQELGMLSYLSDLELLANNLTGAIPMSFGNLSKLSVLYLHMNQLSGSIPREFGMNNLTQLKKFDLFENQFTGHLPDNVCLGGLLEHFAVGENHFIGSIPKSLRNCTSLVRARLNRNQLTGNLGESFGVYPHLEYMELSNNKFYGRISPELGDATQLHVLDLSSNQLNGEIPKELGNLTLLIDLYLDNNKLSGHIPNNLGMLSNLEQLNLARNSLNGLIPKLENCKKLWVLNLSNNHLSKFIPLQISNFHFLQDLDLSQNLIAGEIPQQLGDLKTLEILNLSHNALFGSIPSSFVQMISLISVDLSYNQLSGPIPNTKAFREASIEAFRNNKGLCGNATGLKACPSKISHNPHAKRGNKFTKLILAVLGLVFLIFIIFGIMLYVCSRKKKTKNNLGEAEHQNMFLVWSYDGKMVYENIIEATKDFDDKHCIGVGGHGVVYKAVLPTGQVVAIKKFHPLSADSVVNLKAFTSEICSLTEIRHRNIVKLYGFCSHRRHLLLVYEFLEGGSLEKILNNDELAPEFDWAKRLNVVKGVASALSYMHHDCSHPIIHRDISSKNVLLDSKYEAHLSDFGTARIMSSDTSYWTSFAGTIGYTAPECAYTMEVSEKCDVYSFGVVTLEVLMGRHPGNLISSLLSSSFASSSHDLLLEDVLDERLAYPTNQELEKVVLVAKIALTCLHTSPQSRPTMQQVYQKLSNWKSPFTKPLCMITLRDLIDLGNLN; this is encoded by the exons ATGACgtccctttcaaaaaaacaGCTCTTCAACCAATTCCTTTCATCTCTACTCATCTTCCTCCTTGTGGCCATCATCCCTGATTTGGTTTGTTCATCCACTGCTTCCGTAACTTCTCCTTTTACTTACACTAACAGTAAGGTTAAGATAACAGAGGAAAGAAAGGAAGCAAAGGCTCTTCTAAACTGGAAAATTAGCCTTCACATCAAAAGCCAGTCTCTCTTGTCCTCTTGGACTGGAACCACTCCTTGCAATTGGGTTGGAATAAATTGCGACAAGTCTGGAAGTGTCACCCATCTACACCTTTCAGGTTACGGTTTGAGAGGTACGCTTCACAATCTCAGCTTTCAATCCTTCCCCAATCTACTAAATCTTGACCTTTCTTACAACTCACTATTTGGAACCATCCCCTCAAATATTTCTCAGCTCTCTAAACTCTCTGTTCTTAACCTTACTGCTAATCAATTCATCAAGAGGATTCCATTTGAAATAGGCCAATTGAAAAGCCTTCACATCATTGACCTTTCTATGAACCATATGACTGGCCTTATTCCTCAAGAATTAGGAGAGTTAAGTTCTTTGAATGAGCTTGATTTATCATCAAACCTTCTCACTGGTGTCATCCCGACTTCTCTTAAAAACTTATGCAATCTAACCATTCTATATCTTTTTGAGAACCAACTTTCTGGTTCCATCCCTCAAGAATTAGGAATGCTAAATTCTTTGAGTGAACTTGCATTATCATCAAACAATCTCACGGGTGTCATCCCTGCTTCTTTTGAGAACTTAAGAAATCTAACCTCTCTATATCTTTATGATAACCAACTTTCTGGTTCCATCCCTGCTTTTCTTGGAAACTTAAGCAATCTTACCGTTCTAGATATCGGTAACAACAAGCTTTCGGGTTCCATCCCTCAAGAATTGGGAATGCTAAGTTCTCTAAGTAAACTTGCGTTATCATCAAACAATCTCACGGGTGTCATCCCTgcttcttttgaaaatttaagcaACCTAACCACTCTATATCTTTATGAAAACCAACTTTCTGGTTCCATTCCTCAAGAATTAGGAATGCTAAGTTCTTTGAGTGACCTTGCGTTATCATCAAACAATCTCACGGGTGTCATCCCTGCTTCTTTTGGAAACTTAAGCGACCTAACCACTCTATATCTTTATAAAAACCAACTTTCGGGCTCCATCCCTCAGGAATTGGGAATGCTAAGTTCTTTGAGTGACCTTGCGTTATCATCAAACAATCTCATGGGTGTCATCCCTGCTTCTCTTGGAAACTTAAGCAATCTAACCACTCTATATCTTTCTGAGAACCAACTTTCAGGTTCCATCCCTGCTTCTCTTGGAAACTTAAGCAATCTAACCACTCTATATCTTTATGAGAACCAACTTTCTGGTTCTATCCCTCAAGAATTAGGAATGCTAAGTTATTTGAGTGACCTTGAGTTATTAGCAAACAATCTCACAGGTGCAATCCCAATGTCATTTGGAAACTTAAGCAAACTGAGTGTTCTATATCTTCATATGAACCAACTTTCAGGTTCCATCCCTCGAGAATTTGGAATG AACAATCTTACTCAATTGAAGAAGTTCGATTTATTTGAAAACCAATTCACTGGTCACTTACCAGACAATGTGTGCCTTGGTGGATTGCTTGAGCACTTCGCTGTAGGAGAGAATCATTTTATTGGTTCAATACCAAAATCCTTGAGAAACTGCACCAGCCTAGTTAGAGCCCGACTTAATAGAAATCAGCTTACTGGAAATCTAGGCGAAAGTTTTGGTGTATACCCACATTTAGAATACATGGAGTTGagtaataacaaattttatg GTAGAATATCTCCTGAGCTTGGAGATGCAACTCAATTACATGTGCTCGATCTCTCATCAAATCAGCTAAATGGGGAAATCCCAAAGGAATTAGGTAACTTGACACTTTTGATAGACCTTTATCTAGATAATAATAAACTTTCTGGACATATTCCTAACAATTTGGGAATGCTATCAAATCTGGAGCAGCTAAATCTTGCTAGAAATAGTCTAAATGGCCTAATTCCCAAACTAGagaattgtaaaaaattgtgGGTCTTGAATTTGAGCAACAATCACTTAAGCAAATTTATTCCGCTTCAAATTAGCAATTTTCACTTTCTCCAAGATCTTGATCTTAGCCAAAATTTAATAGCGGGAGAGATACCACAACAACTTGGAGATTTGAAAACATTAGAAATTTTGAATCTTTCTCACAATGCACTCTTTGGCTCTATTCCATCTAGTTTTGTTCAAATGATAAGCTTAATATCCGTTGATTTGTCCTACAATCAACTGAGCGGTCCTATTCCGAATACTAAAGCATTTCGTGAGGCATCAATAGAAGCATTTAGAAATAATAAGGGATTGTGTGGCAATGCCACTGGTTTGAAGGCTTGCCCCTCTAAAATTAGCCACAATCCCCATGCCAAAAGGGGGAATAAATTTACTAAACTGATCTTAGCCGTTTTGGGGCTTGTCTTCCtcatatttatcatttttggaATTATGTTATATGTTTgctcaagaaagaaaaagacaaaaaacaatCTAGGAGAAGCAGAAcatcaaaatatgtttttagtaTGGAGCTATGATGGGAAAATggtttatgaaaatattattgagGCAACAAAGGATTTTGATGACAAACATTGTATTGGTGTTGGGGGGCATGGAGTTGTTTATAAAGCTGTGTTGCCAACGGGTCAAGTTGTTGCTATAAAGAAATTCCATCCACTCTCAGCAGACAGTGTGGTCAATCTTAAAGCTTTCACTAGTGAGATATGTAGTCTAACTGAAATAAGACATCGCAACATCGTCAAACTTTATGGCTTTTGCTCACATCGACGGCATTTGCTTTTAGTTTATGAGTTCTTGGAAGGTGGGAGCTTGGAAAAGATACTAAATAATGATGAATTAGCACCAGAATTTGATTGGGCTAAGAGGCTAAATGTTGTAAAAGGTGTGGCAAGTGCTTTGTCTTATATGCATCATGACTGCTCTCATCCAATAATTCACCGTGACATATCAAGCAAGAATGTTCTACTAGATTCTAAATATGAAGCTCATCTCTCTGACTTTGGCACAGCTAGGATTATGAGCTCTGACACTTCTTATTGGACTTCTTTTGCTGGCACCATTGGATACACTGCTCCAG AATGTGCATACACAATGGAAGTGAGTGAAAAGTGTGACGTTTATAGCTTTGGTGTAGTCACATTGGAAGTACTTATGGGAAGGCATCCGGGCAATTTGATCTCATCATTGCTATCATCATCATTTGCATCATCGTCCCATGATTTGCTACTAGAAGATGTATTGGATGAACGTCTTGCGTATCCTACAAATCAAGAGTTGGAGAAGGTGGTTTTAGTGGCAAAGATAGCGTTAACATGCTTGCACACCAGTCCACAATCTCGTCCAACCATGCAACAAGTTTATCAGAAGCTATCAAATTGGAAATCTCCTTTCACAAAGCCGTTGTGCATGATCACGTTAAGAGATCTCATTGATCTTGGCAATCTCAATTAA
- the LOC126717596 gene encoding probable leucine-rich repeat receptor-like protein kinase At1g35710 isoform X1: protein MTSLSKKQLFNQFLSSLLIFLLVAIIPDLVCSSTASVTSPFTYTNSKVKITEERKEAKALLNWKISLHIKSQSLLSSWTGTTPCNWVGINCDKSGSVTHLHLSGYGLRGTLHNLSFQSFPNLLNLDLSYNSLFGTIPSNISQLSKLSVLNLTANQFIKRIPFEIGQLKSLHIIDLSMNHMTGLIPQELGELSSLNELDLSSNLLTGVIPTSLKNLCNLTILYLFENQLSGSIPQELGMLNSLSELALSSNNLTGVIPASFENLRNLTSLYLYDNQLSGSIPAFLGNLSNLTVLDIGNNKLSGSIPQELGMLSSLSKLALSSNNLTGVIPASFENLSNLTTLYLYENQLSGSIPQELGMLSSLSDLALSSNNLTGVIPASFGNLSDLTTLYLYKNQLSGSIPQELGMLSSLSDLALSSNNLMGVIPASLGNLSNLTTLYLSENQLSGSIPASLGNLSNLTTLYLYENQLSGSIPQELGMLSYLSDLELLANNLTGAIPMSFGNLSKLSVLYLHMNQLSGSIPREFGMNNLTQLKKFDLFENQFTGHLPDNVCLGGLLEHFAVGENHFIGSIPKSLRNCTSLVRARLNRNQLTGNLGESFGVYPHLEYMELSNNKFYGELSRNWGKCQKLTSLKASNNDISGRISPELGDATQLHVLDLSSNQLNGEIPKELGNLTLLIDLYLDNNKLSGHIPNNLGMLSNLEQLNLARNSLNGLIPKLENCKKLWVLNLSNNHLSKFIPLQISNFHFLQDLDLSQNLIAGEIPQQLGDLKTLEILNLSHNALFGSIPSSFVQMISLISVDLSYNQLSGPIPNTKAFREASIEAFRNNKGLCGNATGLKACPSKISHNPHAKRGNKFTKLILAVLGLVFLIFIIFGIMLYVCSRKKKTKNNLGEAEHQNMFLVWSYDGKMVYENIIEATKDFDDKHCIGVGGHGVVYKAVLPTGQVVAIKKFHPLSADSVVNLKAFTSEICSLTEIRHRNIVKLYGFCSHRRHLLLVYEFLEGGSLEKILNNDELAPEFDWAKRLNVVKGVASALSYMHHDCSHPIIHRDISSKNVLLDSKYEAHLSDFGTARIMSSDTSYWTSFAGTIGYTAPECAYTMEVSEKCDVYSFGVVTLEVLMGRHPGNLISSLLSSSFASSSHDLLLEDVLDERLAYPTNQELEKVVLVAKIALTCLHTSPQSRPTMQQVYQKLSNWKSPFTKPLCMITLRDLIDLGNLN from the exons ATGACgtccctttcaaaaaaacaGCTCTTCAACCAATTCCTTTCATCTCTACTCATCTTCCTCCTTGTGGCCATCATCCCTGATTTGGTTTGTTCATCCACTGCTTCCGTAACTTCTCCTTTTACTTACACTAACAGTAAGGTTAAGATAACAGAGGAAAGAAAGGAAGCAAAGGCTCTTCTAAACTGGAAAATTAGCCTTCACATCAAAAGCCAGTCTCTCTTGTCCTCTTGGACTGGAACCACTCCTTGCAATTGGGTTGGAATAAATTGCGACAAGTCTGGAAGTGTCACCCATCTACACCTTTCAGGTTACGGTTTGAGAGGTACGCTTCACAATCTCAGCTTTCAATCCTTCCCCAATCTACTAAATCTTGACCTTTCTTACAACTCACTATTTGGAACCATCCCCTCAAATATTTCTCAGCTCTCTAAACTCTCTGTTCTTAACCTTACTGCTAATCAATTCATCAAGAGGATTCCATTTGAAATAGGCCAATTGAAAAGCCTTCACATCATTGACCTTTCTATGAACCATATGACTGGCCTTATTCCTCAAGAATTAGGAGAGTTAAGTTCTTTGAATGAGCTTGATTTATCATCAAACCTTCTCACTGGTGTCATCCCGACTTCTCTTAAAAACTTATGCAATCTAACCATTCTATATCTTTTTGAGAACCAACTTTCTGGTTCCATCCCTCAAGAATTAGGAATGCTAAATTCTTTGAGTGAACTTGCATTATCATCAAACAATCTCACGGGTGTCATCCCTGCTTCTTTTGAGAACTTAAGAAATCTAACCTCTCTATATCTTTATGATAACCAACTTTCTGGTTCCATCCCTGCTTTTCTTGGAAACTTAAGCAATCTTACCGTTCTAGATATCGGTAACAACAAGCTTTCGGGTTCCATCCCTCAAGAATTGGGAATGCTAAGTTCTCTAAGTAAACTTGCGTTATCATCAAACAATCTCACGGGTGTCATCCCTgcttcttttgaaaatttaagcaACCTAACCACTCTATATCTTTATGAAAACCAACTTTCTGGTTCCATTCCTCAAGAATTAGGAATGCTAAGTTCTTTGAGTGACCTTGCGTTATCATCAAACAATCTCACGGGTGTCATCCCTGCTTCTTTTGGAAACTTAAGCGACCTAACCACTCTATATCTTTATAAAAACCAACTTTCGGGCTCCATCCCTCAGGAATTGGGAATGCTAAGTTCTTTGAGTGACCTTGCGTTATCATCAAACAATCTCATGGGTGTCATCCCTGCTTCTCTTGGAAACTTAAGCAATCTAACCACTCTATATCTTTCTGAGAACCAACTTTCAGGTTCCATCCCTGCTTCTCTTGGAAACTTAAGCAATCTAACCACTCTATATCTTTATGAGAACCAACTTTCTGGTTCTATCCCTCAAGAATTAGGAATGCTAAGTTATTTGAGTGACCTTGAGTTATTAGCAAACAATCTCACAGGTGCAATCCCAATGTCATTTGGAAACTTAAGCAAACTGAGTGTTCTATATCTTCATATGAACCAACTTTCAGGTTCCATCCCTCGAGAATTTGGAATG AACAATCTTACTCAATTGAAGAAGTTCGATTTATTTGAAAACCAATTCACTGGTCACTTACCAGACAATGTGTGCCTTGGTGGATTGCTTGAGCACTTCGCTGTAGGAGAGAATCATTTTATTGGTTCAATACCAAAATCCTTGAGAAACTGCACCAGCCTAGTTAGAGCCCGACTTAATAGAAATCAGCTTACTGGAAATCTAGGCGAAAGTTTTGGTGTATACCCACATTTAGAATACATGGAGTTGagtaataacaaattttatggtGAGCTTTCAAGGAATTGGGGGAAATGTCAAAAATTGACAAGCCTAAAAGCCTCTAACAATGATATTTCAGGTAGAATATCTCCTGAGCTTGGAGATGCAACTCAATTACATGTGCTCGATCTCTCATCAAATCAGCTAAATGGGGAAATCCCAAAGGAATTAGGTAACTTGACACTTTTGATAGACCTTTATCTAGATAATAATAAACTTTCTGGACATATTCCTAACAATTTGGGAATGCTATCAAATCTGGAGCAGCTAAATCTTGCTAGAAATAGTCTAAATGGCCTAATTCCCAAACTAGagaattgtaaaaaattgtgGGTCTTGAATTTGAGCAACAATCACTTAAGCAAATTTATTCCGCTTCAAATTAGCAATTTTCACTTTCTCCAAGATCTTGATCTTAGCCAAAATTTAATAGCGGGAGAGATACCACAACAACTTGGAGATTTGAAAACATTAGAAATTTTGAATCTTTCTCACAATGCACTCTTTGGCTCTATTCCATCTAGTTTTGTTCAAATGATAAGCTTAATATCCGTTGATTTGTCCTACAATCAACTGAGCGGTCCTATTCCGAATACTAAAGCATTTCGTGAGGCATCAATAGAAGCATTTAGAAATAATAAGGGATTGTGTGGCAATGCCACTGGTTTGAAGGCTTGCCCCTCTAAAATTAGCCACAATCCCCATGCCAAAAGGGGGAATAAATTTACTAAACTGATCTTAGCCGTTTTGGGGCTTGTCTTCCtcatatttatcatttttggaATTATGTTATATGTTTgctcaagaaagaaaaagacaaaaaacaatCTAGGAGAAGCAGAAcatcaaaatatgtttttagtaTGGAGCTATGATGGGAAAATggtttatgaaaatattattgagGCAACAAAGGATTTTGATGACAAACATTGTATTGGTGTTGGGGGGCATGGAGTTGTTTATAAAGCTGTGTTGCCAACGGGTCAAGTTGTTGCTATAAAGAAATTCCATCCACTCTCAGCAGACAGTGTGGTCAATCTTAAAGCTTTCACTAGTGAGATATGTAGTCTAACTGAAATAAGACATCGCAACATCGTCAAACTTTATGGCTTTTGCTCACATCGACGGCATTTGCTTTTAGTTTATGAGTTCTTGGAAGGTGGGAGCTTGGAAAAGATACTAAATAATGATGAATTAGCACCAGAATTTGATTGGGCTAAGAGGCTAAATGTTGTAAAAGGTGTGGCAAGTGCTTTGTCTTATATGCATCATGACTGCTCTCATCCAATAATTCACCGTGACATATCAAGCAAGAATGTTCTACTAGATTCTAAATATGAAGCTCATCTCTCTGACTTTGGCACAGCTAGGATTATGAGCTCTGACACTTCTTATTGGACTTCTTTTGCTGGCACCATTGGATACACTGCTCCAG AATGTGCATACACAATGGAAGTGAGTGAAAAGTGTGACGTTTATAGCTTTGGTGTAGTCACATTGGAAGTACTTATGGGAAGGCATCCGGGCAATTTGATCTCATCATTGCTATCATCATCATTTGCATCATCGTCCCATGATTTGCTACTAGAAGATGTATTGGATGAACGTCTTGCGTATCCTACAAATCAAGAGTTGGAGAAGGTGGTTTTAGTGGCAAAGATAGCGTTAACATGCTTGCACACCAGTCCACAATCTCGTCCAACCATGCAACAAGTTTATCAGAAGCTATCAAATTGGAAATCTCCTTTCACAAAGCCGTTGTGCATGATCACGTTAAGAGATCTCATTGATCTTGGCAATCTCAATTAA